In a single window of the Nicotiana tomentosiformis chromosome 10, ASM39032v3, whole genome shotgun sequence genome:
- the LOC104120947 gene encoding AAA-ATPase ASD, mitochondrial-like, whose protein sequence is MISTMGLLQSWGGLGTSIASFIFMWDMIRRYCPPELIRASDKWTRRIRSFFYPFIQISISEFMSNNLKPHDAYAAVEAYLSVHLAKEAKKLRAETVHGGGKLVLSMDEHERVTDEFGGAKIQWISGKIVQRESKYLPEVERKYYKVTFHKKYRDMVTDTYLEHVIKTGKEIQMRNRKRKLYTNGHNKTTWSHIVFEHPATFDSLAMEAEKKREIVDDLLMFRESKDFYARIGKAWKRGYLLYGPPGTGKSTMIAAMANLLDYDVYDLELTSVRDNTELRRLLAETSSKSIIVIEDIDCSLDLTGQRKKKQEKPPEEKTSKTKKEVPRKDTEESGSRVTLSGLLNFIDGLWSACSGERIIVFTTNYVDKLDPALTRRGRMDKHIELSYCSFEGFKVLAKNYLLLDEHPLFEPIEMLMKETKIIPADVAESLMPSSPKEDAGKCLLKLIDALKQAKEMMIKKGKEESADKEVPEMKEDADVLQDMEDSADSLDGFTQN, encoded by the coding sequence ATGATCAGCACAATGGGATTGCTGCAGAGTTGGGGTGGTTTAGGGACCAGCATTGCTAGTTTCATATTCATGTGGGATATGATCCGTCGATATTGTCCCCCTGAGCTTATTCGAGCTTCAGATAAGTGGACAAGAAGAATCAGGAGCTTTTTCTACCCTTTCATTCAGATTTCCATCAGTGAATTCATGAGCAACAATCTCAAGCCACATGATGCCTATGCAGCAGTCGAGGCGTATCTCAGTGTCCATTTAGCAAAAGAGGCAAAAAAGCTCAGAGCTGAAACTGTGCATGGTGGGGGCAAGCTGGTGCTAAGCATGGATGAGCATGAGAGAGTTACTGATGAGTTTGGCGGAGCAAAAATACAATGGATATCTGGGAAAATTGTGCAACGGGAAAGCAAGTACTTGCCAGAAGTAGAAAGAAAATATTACAAGGTGACATTCCACAAGAAATATCGTGATATGGTAACTGATACTTACTTGGAGCATGTGATCAAGACAGGGAAAGAGATCCAGATGAGAAATAGGAAGAGAAAGCTCTACACAAACGGCCACAACAAAACCACGTGGAGCCATATTGTATTTGAGCACCCTGCAACATTTGATAGCCTGGCAATGGAAGCAGAAAAGAAGAGGGAGATTGTGGATGATCTCCTGATGTTTAGGGAGAGTAAGGATTTCTATGCCAGGATTGGGAAGGCGTGGAAGCGGGGTTATCTACTATATGGTCCCCCAGGTACTGGCAAGTCAACAATGATTGCTGCAATGGCAAATTTATTGGATTATGACGTCTATGATCTTGAGCTAACATCGGTCAGGGACAACACTGAATTGAGAAGGCTTCTAGCCGAAACATCAAGTAAATCTATTATAGTGATAGAAGACATTGACTGCTCACTTGATCTAACAGGTCAAAGGAAAAAGAAACAGGAGAAACCTCCAGAAGAGAAGACTTCAAAGACCAAGAAAGAAGTTCCTCGCAAGGACACCGAAGAGAGTGGAAGTAGAGTCACTCTCTCCGGGCTTTTGAACTTCATTGACGGTCTTTGGTCAGCATGTAGTGGAGAGCGTATAATTGTCTTTACTACAAATTATGTGGATAAGTTGGATCCAGCTCTTACAAGAAGGGGAAGAATGGATAAGCATATTGAGCTCTCGTACTGTAGTTTCGAGGGATTCAAGGTGCTTGCAAAGAATTACTTGCTCTTGGACGAACATCCCCTGTTTGAACCAATTGAAATGTTAATGAAGGAGACAAAGATCATACCTGCTGATGTTGCAGAAAGCCTGATGCCTAGCTCCCCCAAAGAAGACGCAGGGAAATGCCTTCTGAAGCTGATTGATGCTCTCAAACAAGCAAAAGAAATGATGATAAAGAAAGGGAAGGAGGAATCCGCAGATAAAGAAGTGCCTGAAATGAAAGAAGATGCAGATGTGTTGCAGGATATGGAAGATTCTGCAGACAGTTTAGATGGTTTTACCCAAAATTAA